A single genomic interval of Sebastes umbrosus isolate fSebUmb1 chromosome 11, fSebUmb1.pri, whole genome shotgun sequence harbors:
- the LOC119497784 gene encoding uncharacterized protein LOC119497784 isoform X4 has product MPCHLNLSPDEKMKTPPILYWSHTQNKTGNLWTPSKEYVGRVDLLDNNPNTSNKSILLKNVQWADSGKYLCKLSVTMQRKKSFRSKGNETLLKVYDTMIFNLTGHNDSLLRCEVNVTRDPAFVLSISHDGWKLQPVDSAPGDAGADLPYVTLSESISPQNDGEYECQLHLDGDLITKSIFHYQPPGVNTTSTLTSLLWFQHHPSYPYKNVSLSEPGVVVFPEPWLLYAALLLVPITVLLSVLTALMMYKCGVCLLEQKA; this is encoded by the exons ATGCCGTGTCATCTCAATCTTTCCCCTGATGAGAAAATGAAGACCCCACCGATTCTGTATTGGTCccacacacagaacaaaactgGCAATCTGTGGACGCCCTCTAAGGAATATGTTGGACGTGTTGACCTTCTGGACAACAATCCAAACACCTCAAACAAGTCCATACTCCTCAAGAATGTCCAGTGGGCCGACAGCGGGAAGTACCTGTGCAAACTCTCTGTCACCatgcagaggaaaaaaagtttcCGGAGCAAAGGAAATGAAACTTTACTGAAAGTTTATG ACACCATGATCTTTAACCTCACCGGTCACAACGACTCTCTGCTCCGCTGTGAAGTGAACGTGACCCGGGATCCCGCGTTTGTTTTGTCCATTTCACACGACGGATGGAAACTCCAACCTGTCGACTCTGCTCCGGGAGACGCTGGCGCAGATCTGCCCTACGTCACGCTCTCTGAATCCATTTCTCCGCAGAACGACGGAGAATACGAGTGTCAGCTGCACCTGGACGGAGATCTGATAACGAAAAGCATCTTCCACTACCAACCGCCTG GCGTCAACACAACATCAACTCTGACATCACTGCTGTGGTTCCAGCATCATCCCAGTTATCCTTAT AAAAACGTTTCGCTCTCCG AGCCAGGTGTGGTGGTGTTTCCAGAGCCGTGGCTCCTGTATGCGGCTCTCCTCCTGGTGCCCATCACTGTCCTGCTGAGCGTCCTAACTGCCCTGATGATGTACAAATGCGGAGTTTGTCTTCTGGAACAAAAAGCTTAG
- the LOC119497784 gene encoding uncharacterized protein LOC119497784 isoform X1 → MHHSFIVTNWGWILRMLLYFMVSGTRSLVTVHQPPALTAALGHDVIMPCHLNLSPDEKMKTPPILYWSHTQNKTGNLWTPSKEYVGRVDLLDNNPNTSNKSILLKNVQWADSGKYLCKLSVTMQRKKSFRSKGNETLLKVYDTMIFNLTGHNDSLLRCEVNVTRDPAFVLSISHDGWKLQPVDSAPGDAGADLPYVTLSESISPQNDGEYECQLHLDGDLITKSIFHYQPPGVNTTSTLTSLLWFQHHPSYPYKNVSLSEPGVVVFPEPWLLYAALLLVPITVLLSVLTALMMYKCGVCLLEQKA, encoded by the exons ATGCATCACAGCTTCATAGTGACGAACTGGGGATGGATACTACGGATGCTTCTCTACTTTATGGTCTCAG GTACTCGCTCTCTGGTCACAGTCCACCAGCCTCCTGCGCTGACCGCTGCTCTGGGTCATGATGTCATAATGCCGTGTCATCTCAATCTTTCCCCTGATGAGAAAATGAAGACCCCACCGATTCTGTATTGGTCccacacacagaacaaaactgGCAATCTGTGGACGCCCTCTAAGGAATATGTTGGACGTGTTGACCTTCTGGACAACAATCCAAACACCTCAAACAAGTCCATACTCCTCAAGAATGTCCAGTGGGCCGACAGCGGGAAGTACCTGTGCAAACTCTCTGTCACCatgcagaggaaaaaaagtttcCGGAGCAAAGGAAATGAAACTTTACTGAAAGTTTATG ACACCATGATCTTTAACCTCACCGGTCACAACGACTCTCTGCTCCGCTGTGAAGTGAACGTGACCCGGGATCCCGCGTTTGTTTTGTCCATTTCACACGACGGATGGAAACTCCAACCTGTCGACTCTGCTCCGGGAGACGCTGGCGCAGATCTGCCCTACGTCACGCTCTCTGAATCCATTTCTCCGCAGAACGACGGAGAATACGAGTGTCAGCTGCACCTGGACGGAGATCTGATAACGAAAAGCATCTTCCACTACCAACCGCCTG GCGTCAACACAACATCAACTCTGACATCACTGCTGTGGTTCCAGCATCATCCCAGTTATCCTTAT AAAAACGTTTCGCTCTCCG AGCCAGGTGTGGTGGTGTTTCCAGAGCCGTGGCTCCTGTATGCGGCTCTCCTCCTGGTGCCCATCACTGTCCTGCTGAGCGTCCTAACTGCCCTGATGATGTACAAATGCGGAGTTTGTCTTCTGGAACAAAAAGCTTAG
- the LOC119497784 gene encoding uncharacterized protein LOC119497784 isoform X3 — protein MHHSFIVTNWGWILRMLLYFMVSGTRSLVTVHQPPALTAALGHDVIMPCHLNLSPDEKMKTPPILYWSHTQNKTGNLWTPSKEYVGRVDLLDNNPNTSNKSILLKNVQWADSGKYLCKLSVTMQRKKSFRSKGNETLLKVYDTMIFNLTGHNDSLLRCEVNVTRDPAFVLSISHDGWKLQPVDSAPGDAGADLPYVTLSESISPQNDGEYECQLHLDGDLITKSIFHYQPPEPGVVVFPEPWLLYAALLLVPITVLLSVLTALMMYKCGVCLLEQKA, from the exons ATGCATCACAGCTTCATAGTGACGAACTGGGGATGGATACTACGGATGCTTCTCTACTTTATGGTCTCAG GTACTCGCTCTCTGGTCACAGTCCACCAGCCTCCTGCGCTGACCGCTGCTCTGGGTCATGATGTCATAATGCCGTGTCATCTCAATCTTTCCCCTGATGAGAAAATGAAGACCCCACCGATTCTGTATTGGTCccacacacagaacaaaactgGCAATCTGTGGACGCCCTCTAAGGAATATGTTGGACGTGTTGACCTTCTGGACAACAATCCAAACACCTCAAACAAGTCCATACTCCTCAAGAATGTCCAGTGGGCCGACAGCGGGAAGTACCTGTGCAAACTCTCTGTCACCatgcagaggaaaaaaagtttcCGGAGCAAAGGAAATGAAACTTTACTGAAAGTTTATG ACACCATGATCTTTAACCTCACCGGTCACAACGACTCTCTGCTCCGCTGTGAAGTGAACGTGACCCGGGATCCCGCGTTTGTTTTGTCCATTTCACACGACGGATGGAAACTCCAACCTGTCGACTCTGCTCCGGGAGACGCTGGCGCAGATCTGCCCTACGTCACGCTCTCTGAATCCATTTCTCCGCAGAACGACGGAGAATACGAGTGTCAGCTGCACCTGGACGGAGATCTGATAACGAAAAGCATCTTCCACTACCAACCGCCTG AGCCAGGTGTGGTGGTGTTTCCAGAGCCGTGGCTCCTGTATGCGGCTCTCCTCCTGGTGCCCATCACTGTCCTGCTGAGCGTCCTAACTGCCCTGATGATGTACAAATGCGGAGTTTGTCTTCTGGAACAAAAAGCTTAG
- the psmc4 gene encoding 26S proteasome regulatory subunit 6B yields MEDIVAVEKSPEDMPAILTSRPQTGLSFLAPEPEDLEDLYSRYKKLQQELEFLEVQEEYIKDEQKNLKKEFLHAQEEVKRIQSIPLVIGQFLEAVDQNTAIVGSTTGSNYYVRILSTIDRELLKPNASVALHKHSNALVDVLPPEADSSIMMLTSDQKPDVMYADIGGMDIQKQEVREAVELPLTHFELYKQIGIDPPRGVLMYGPPGCGKTMLAKAVAHHTTAAFIRVVGSEFVQKYLGEGPRMVRDVFRLAKENAPAIIFIDEIDAIATKRFDAQTGADREVQRILLELLNQMDGFDQNVNVKVIMATNRADTLDPALLRPGRLDRKIEFPLPDRRQKRLVFSTITSKMNLSEEVDLEDYVARPDKISGADINSICQEAGMLAVRENRYIVLAKDFEKAYKTVIKKDEQEHEFYK; encoded by the exons ATGGAGGACATCGTAGCGGTAGAGAAGAGCCCG GAAGACATGCCGGCAATACTGACCTCCAGACCTCAGACAGGTCTGTCCTTCCTGGCACCTGAACCAGAAGATCTTGAAGACCTTTACAGCAGATACAAG aagctgcagcaggagctGGAGTTCCTGGAGGTGCAGGAGGAGTAcatcaaagatgaacagaagaACCTGAAGAAGGAGTTCCTCCATGCCCAGGAGGAGGTGAAAAGGATACAGAGCATCCCTCTTGTCATTGGCCAGTTCCTGGAAGCTGTTGACCAGAACACAGCCATCGTCGGCTCCACTACAG GGTCCAACTACTATGTGCGCATCCTGAGCACCATCGACAGAGAGCTGCTGAAGCCCAACGCCTCAGTGGCCTTGCACAAGCACAGCAATGCCCTGGTGGATGTGCTCCCCCCTGAAGCCGACAGCAGCATTATGATGCTGACGTCAG ACCAAAAGCCAGATGTGATGTATGCTGACATTGGTGGTATGGACATCCAGAAGCAGGAAGTCAGAGAAGCTGTAGAGCTGCCGCTCACACACTTTGAGCTCTACAAACAG ATTGGCATTGACCCACCCAGGGGTGTCCTTATGTATGGACCTCCAGGTTGTGGTAAGACCATGTTGGCCAAGGCTGTGGCTCACCACACCACAG CGGCGTTCATCCGTGTGGTAGGCTCTGAGTTTGTTCAGAAGTATTTGGGTGAAGGACCTCGTATGGTGCGTGATGTCTTCCGGCTGGCGAAGGAAAACGCCCCAGCCATCATCTTCATCGACGAGATCGATGCCATCGCCACTAAGCGTTTTGATGCACAGACCGGAG CTGATCGGGAGGTGCAGAGAATCTTACTTGAGCTGCTTAATCAAATGGACGGCTTCGACCAGAACGTCAACGTCAAG GTGATCATGGCCACCAACAGAGCAGACACGCTGGACCCGGCCCTGCTACGTCCTGGTCGTCTGGACAGAAAGATTGAGTTCCCCCTTCCCGACCGCAGGCAGAAACGTCTCGTTTTCTCCACCATCACCAGTAAAATGAACCTCTCTGAGGAGGTCGACCTGGAGGACT ATGTGGCCAGACCAGACAAGATCTCAGGAGCTGATATCAATTCCATCTGCCAGGAG gcTGGCATGTTGGCGGTGCGTGAGAACAGGTATATCGTCCTGGCCAAAGACTTTGAAAAAGCTTACAAGACCGTCATCAAAAAGGACGAGCAGGAGCACGAGTTCTACaagtag
- the LOC119497784 gene encoding uncharacterized protein LOC119497784 isoform X2, which yields MHHSFIVTNWGWILRMLLYFMVSGTRSLVTVHQPPALTAALGHDVIMPCHLNLSPDEKMKTPPILYWSHTQNKTGNLWTPSKEYVGRVDLLDNNPNTSNKSILLKNVQWADSGKYLCKLSVTMQRKKSFRSKGNETLLKVYDTMIFNLTGHNDSLLRCEVNVTRDPAFVLSISHDGWKLQPVDSAPGDAGADLPYVTLSESISPQNDGEYECQLHLDGDLITKSIFHYQPPVAEDGGDAEKNVSLSEPGVVVFPEPWLLYAALLLVPITVLLSVLTALMMYKCGVCLLEQKA from the exons ATGCATCACAGCTTCATAGTGACGAACTGGGGATGGATACTACGGATGCTTCTCTACTTTATGGTCTCAG GTACTCGCTCTCTGGTCACAGTCCACCAGCCTCCTGCGCTGACCGCTGCTCTGGGTCATGATGTCATAATGCCGTGTCATCTCAATCTTTCCCCTGATGAGAAAATGAAGACCCCACCGATTCTGTATTGGTCccacacacagaacaaaactgGCAATCTGTGGACGCCCTCTAAGGAATATGTTGGACGTGTTGACCTTCTGGACAACAATCCAAACACCTCAAACAAGTCCATACTCCTCAAGAATGTCCAGTGGGCCGACAGCGGGAAGTACCTGTGCAAACTCTCTGTCACCatgcagaggaaaaaaagtttcCGGAGCAAAGGAAATGAAACTTTACTGAAAGTTTATG ACACCATGATCTTTAACCTCACCGGTCACAACGACTCTCTGCTCCGCTGTGAAGTGAACGTGACCCGGGATCCCGCGTTTGTTTTGTCCATTTCACACGACGGATGGAAACTCCAACCTGTCGACTCTGCTCCGGGAGACGCTGGCGCAGATCTGCCCTACGTCACGCTCTCTGAATCCATTTCTCCGCAGAACGACGGAGAATACGAGTGTCAGCTGCACCTGGACGGAGATCTGATAACGAAAAGCATCTTCCACTACCAACCGCCTG TGGCTGAAGATGGTGGAGATGCTGAAAAAAACGTTTCGCTCTCCG AGCCAGGTGTGGTGGTGTTTCCAGAGCCGTGGCTCCTGTATGCGGCTCTCCTCCTGGTGCCCATCACTGTCCTGCTGAGCGTCCTAACTGCCCTGATGATGTACAAATGCGGAGTTTGTCTTCTGGAACAAAAAGCTTAG